The Arachis hypogaea cultivar Tifrunner chromosome 19, arahy.Tifrunner.gnm2.J5K5, whole genome shotgun sequence genome has a window encoding:
- the LOC112777279 gene encoding uncharacterized protein: MASKLHVRSNSLPNGSHPCSSRVQEQLNNLRNFEATCTSESVVKGLSLLEDIYFSLDNLLNVGSTQKAISDHQSEKCFQEILDGSIKVLDVCGIARDTVMQIKENVQSLHSSLRRRKGDSCIEKSIAEYNSSSKKTRKNVNKLITSLKHLQSKYGILNQHQDLSILSEVIAMNMCVFQCLLSFLGGPSKSKASKWMNKLIQKGEVNSESGNELQLVDAALNTLLNEGAKGSRIQASNEQLEALEIAIESIESGLENLFRRMIKTRTSLLNILSQ; this comes from the coding sequence atGGCAAGCAAATTGCATGTTCGATCAAACAGTTTGCCAAATGGATCTCATCCATGCTCCTCAAGAGTGCAAGAGCAGTTGAACAACCTCAGGAACTTTGAAGCAACCTGCACATCTGAGTCGGTTGTCAAAGGCTTGTCCTTGTTGGAAGATATATACTTCTCCTTGGACAATCTTCTCAATGTCGGTTCAACCCAGAAGGCCATTTCTGATCATCAAAGTGAGAAATGCTTCCAAGAGATCTTGGATGGCTCAATCAAAGTCTTGGATGTGTGTGGCATCGCAAGGGACACTGTCATGCAGATCAAGGAGAATGTACAATCCCTTCATTCATCtcttagaagaagaaagggagacTCATGCATTGAAAAGAGCATAGCCGAATACAATTCCTCCTCAAAGAAGACGAGGAAGAATGTCAACAAGTTGATCACATCTTTGAAGCACCTACAAAGCAAATATGGAATCTTAAATCAGCATCAAGATCTTAGCATTCTAAGCGAAGTGATAGCAATGAACATGTGTGTCTTCCAATGTCTGCTATCATTCTTGGGTGGTCCTTCAAAGTCAAAGGCAAGCAAATGGATGAACAAGTTGATACAAAAGGGAGAAGTGAACTCAGAGAGTGGCAATGAATTGCAATTGGTGGATGCAGCTTTGAACACCCTCTTAAATGAAGGTGCTAAAGGCTCCCGGATTCAAGCTTCCAATGAACAATTAGAGGCTTTAGAGATTGCTATTGAAAGCATTGAGAGTGGATTGGAGAACTTATTTAGGCGCATGATTAAGACTAGAACATCCCTTTTGAACATATTATCCCAGTAG